The window GCCACCGGCGCCTCCCCGCGTCACCTCGGGCTGCCGAATGAGAAAAGCCTCATCGGCCATGGCCTCACGAGCTGTGCCACGTGCGATGGCGCTTTCTACCGCAACGTGCCCGTGGCCGTGATCGGTGGTGGCGACAGCGCTGCAGAGGAAGCTACCTTCCTCACCCGCTTCGCCAGCACGGTGTACCTCATCCATCGCCGCGATGAACTGCGCGCCTCCAAGATCATGGCGGATCGCGCCCTCGCGAATCCGAAGATCAAGCCCATCTGGAACAGCACCGTGAGCCAGTACCTCACCGATGAAAAAGGTGAAGTGCGTGCCGTGGAACTGCTGAATCTGGTCACCGGCGAGAAGAGCGAACTCGAGCTGAAGTGCGTGTTCGTCGCCATCGGCCACGTGCCCAACACCCAGTTCCTCAACGGCCTCGTGAACCTCGACGAGAACGGCTACATCGTGCAGACCCGCGGCACGCATACCAATGTGGACGGCCTCTTCGCCGCTGGCGACGTTGCCGACCATGTTTACCGCCAGGCCATCAC is drawn from Roseimicrobium gellanilyticum and contains these coding sequences:
- the trxB gene encoding thioredoxin-disulfide reductase: MENVIIIGTGCAGYTAAIYTARANLNPLMLAGTQPGGQLTTTTEVENFPGFPEGIQGPDLMMKMQEQAEKFGARMEYAHVEAVTKNGDGSFHVQIEGGKVLETKTVIVATGASPRHLGLPNEKSLIGHGLTSCATCDGAFYRNVPVAVIGGGDSAAEEATFLTRFASTVYLIHRRDELRASKIMADRALANPKIKPIWNSTVSQYLTDEKGEVRAVELLNLVTGEKSELELKCVFVAIGHVPNTQFLNGLVNLDENGYIVQTRGTHTNVDGLFAAGDVADHVYRQAITAAGQGCAAALEAERYLAH